A region from the Candidatus Electrothrix scaldis genome encodes:
- a CDS encoding trypsin-like peptidase domain-containing protein, whose translation MHSPSLESALVRILIDNQEARRPVGAGFLVTSRHILTCAHVVNTALGRDEYAVQPPDTAILLDFPLLTNRPLLRAKVLHWFPVQESSSVGDIEDIAVLELLPDSPLPTEAQPLPLVVPEKQSFFDHRVRMCGFPLGVDNGTYVNGILQGVTAKGWVEIHHQGKELVEGGFSGTVVYSAEEHAALGMTVSILNRQNARVAYMIPAALLFRACPEIDIFSRSLNPYKGLEAFREKDAQFYFGREPDADALRETIARQPLTAVIGASGSGKSSLVLAGVIPALRKTGDWLIADCRPKKQPFYELAACLVPLLYDDELEVIKGTRQCAADLDAGELSLSDLIRRIVQKSGARRFMLVIDQFEELYTLNTDNEARCFIDLLLAAGKTELLRAVITMRADFLETALHYNAFAEALNKASIIIPPISENGLREAVKNPAELFRVTFESGLIALIIRDVGQEPGSLPLLEFCLTQLWERQEFRRISHDAYKAIGGVQQALANHADAVYAEFTEQEQEHLRHIFLRLVRPGQGTEDTRQVANLEQIRAEDRALVTRLADKRLIVTGRDEERGEETVEVVHEALIRRWRTLRQWVDEEREFLVWQEKLRVLLGQWEESGQDEGALLRGLPLDEALRWRETHEVHLADGDREFITASEELREQRTQAKEKQRRRNITGLVVGLMIAVLLSLFSAVQWRNADKERQRAVKQSKIAEQKTAEAKKEKDKADQLLVLKDIERLRAVKQKQLAKQNSAEAKYNLTKVFEEKALNSLKKAKENNSNRTYQQAVLFTSAALRQTIKADNSALKDQTISTLFAPEVFRAVLAELATFYVHYHSASSVAFSPDGKILASAFTGRTVRLWDIETGKERSVFRGHEGDQNYIFDVAFSPDGKMLASASSDKMVRLWNIESSNELIIFRGHEDFVTEVAFSPDGKMLASASSDNTLRLWNIESGKELNVFRGHESSVNGVAFSPDGKMLASASSDNTLRLWNIESGKELNVFRGHESSVNSVAFSPDGGMLASASGYDDKTVRLWDIERGKELNVFRGHEHSVTDVAFSPDGKMLASSSSYSDKTVRLWDIKNGKEMIVFREHMGFTDVAFSPNGKMLAAVSDDNTIRLWDIGSVQKTNLLRGYKESLVNVTFSPNGKMLAASGDKKVRLWNIENGKELNVFRGHEDFIDSVIFSIDGETLASASRDKTIRLWNIKRGKEQTVFRGHESHVEGVAFSPDGKTLASTGDKTVRLWNIKNGKELNVFRGYEYSAFGVFGVAFSPDGKTLTSVSRHMEVLMWDINNGNKMNILKEYENDIVNSVVFSPDGRMLASVSGDKTIRLWDIKSNKELNVFRGHGSRVDSVAFSPDGKMLASTGDKTVRLWNIKSGKESIIFIGHKQRVYGVAFSPDGKMLASASGDRTIRLWDTGDSPYYTLFLHNSKPTPLYHTFIDAVKFLWQRDVQGFEIVYKERTPADLEKYGALLAPPPPGQSKFDQVLKWAEKQQGQ comes from the coding sequence ATGCATTCCCCCTCCCTTGAATCCGCCCTTGTTCGTATCCTGATTGATAACCAGGAGGCTCGTCGCCCTGTGGGCGCGGGTTTTCTGGTCACGTCCCGGCATATCCTCACCTGTGCCCATGTGGTCAATACCGCTCTGGGAAGAGATGAATATGCTGTTCAGCCGCCGGATACAGCAATCCTTCTCGATTTCCCCCTGCTGACCAATCGGCCTCTGTTGCGGGCAAAGGTTTTGCATTGGTTTCCTGTTCAAGAGAGTAGTTCTGTCGGTGATATTGAAGATATTGCTGTGCTGGAGCTGCTGCCGGACAGCCCTCTGCCCACTGAGGCGCAACCTCTCCCTCTTGTTGTGCCGGAGAAACAGTCCTTTTTTGATCATCGAGTCAGGATGTGCGGTTTTCCCCTCGGCGTTGATAACGGAACCTATGTCAACGGTATCCTGCAAGGAGTAACAGCCAAGGGTTGGGTGGAAATTCACCATCAGGGGAAAGAGCTGGTTGAAGGAGGTTTCAGCGGGACAGTGGTTTACTCGGCTGAAGAACATGCGGCCTTGGGCATGACGGTGAGCATCCTCAACCGGCAGAACGCCCGAGTAGCCTATATGATTCCGGCTGCTCTTTTGTTCCGAGCCTGTCCTGAAATAGATATTTTCAGCCGCTCTCTCAATCCCTACAAAGGATTAGAGGCTTTCCGGGAAAAAGATGCTCAATTCTATTTCGGCAGGGAGCCGGATGCGGATGCACTCAGAGAAACCATTGCCCGGCAGCCCTTGACCGCCGTGATCGGTGCCAGCGGGAGTGGCAAATCCTCCCTTGTCCTTGCTGGCGTGATTCCGGCCCTGCGTAAAACCGGCGACTGGCTTATTGCCGATTGTCGTCCCAAGAAGCAACCCTTTTATGAACTGGCCGCCTGCCTTGTGCCCCTACTCTACGATGATGAATTGGAGGTAATCAAAGGGACACGGCAATGCGCTGCCGATCTGGATGCGGGCGAGTTGTCACTGTCCGACCTGATCCGTCGCATCGTACAGAAAAGCGGAGCGCGGCGGTTCATGTTGGTTATCGATCAGTTCGAAGAACTCTATACCCTGAATACGGACAATGAGGCCCGGTGCTTTATAGACCTACTGCTGGCAGCCGGGAAGACAGAGCTGTTGCGCGCGGTGATCACCATGCGGGCGGATTTTCTCGAAACCGCACTGCATTATAATGCCTTTGCCGAAGCCCTCAATAAGGCCTCCATCATTATTCCACCAATCAGCGAAAACGGGTTGCGCGAGGCGGTGAAAAATCCCGCTGAACTCTTCAGGGTTACCTTCGAATCTGGTCTGATTGCTTTGATTATCCGGGATGTGGGGCAAGAACCGGGTAGCCTGCCCCTGCTGGAGTTCTGCCTGACCCAGCTTTGGGAACGGCAGGAGTTCCGCCGGATCAGCCATGATGCCTACAAGGCCATCGGCGGGGTGCAGCAGGCCTTGGCCAATCATGCCGATGCGGTCTATGCCGAGTTTACGGAACAGGAGCAGGAACACCTCCGGCATATCTTTCTCCGGCTGGTCCGTCCGGGACAGGGGACTGAGGATACCCGGCAGGTGGCGAACCTAGAGCAGATTAGGGCGGAAGATCGGGCTCTGGTCACTCGGCTGGCGGATAAACGGCTCATCGTGACCGGGCGGGATGAGGAGCGCGGGGAAGAGACGGTCGAAGTGGTTCATGAGGCATTGATCCGCCGTTGGCGGACGCTGCGGCAATGGGTGGATGAGGAACGGGAGTTTCTGGTTTGGCAGGAAAAACTGCGGGTGTTGCTGGGTCAGTGGGAGGAAAGCGGGCAGGATGAGGGGGCTTTGTTGCGCGGATTGCCGTTGGATGAGGCGTTGCGGTGGAGGGAAACGCATGAGGTTCATTTGGCGGATGGAGATCGGGAGTTTATAACAGCTAGTGAGGAACTTCGGGAACAACGGACTCAAGCAAAAGAGAAACAGCGACGGAGAAATATAACCGGGCTTGTTGTTGGGCTTATGATTGCAGTACTGCTTTCTCTGTTTTCTGCTGTGCAGTGGAGGAATGCGGATAAGGAACGGCAGCGTGCTGTTAAGCAGAGCAAAATTGCTGAACAGAAAACTGCTGAGGCGAAAAAAGAAAAAGATAAGGCCGATCAACTACTGGTACTCAAGGATATAGAACGGCTACGTGCCGTTAAGCAAAAACAACTTGCCAAACAAAACAGTGCTGAAGCAAAATATAATCTCACCAAGGTCTTTGAGGAAAAGGCTTTGAATTCCCTAAAAAAGGCGAAAGAAAATAACTCTAACCGAACATATCAACAGGCTGTACTCTTTACCTCGGCAGCCTTGAGGCAAACAATTAAAGCAGATAATTCCGCATTGAAGGACCAGACCATAAGCACCCTTTTTGCACCTGAAGTGTTTAGGGCCGTACTAGCAGAACTAGCAACTTTTTATGTACATTACCACAGTGCCTCCAGCGTGGCCTTCAGCCCAGACGGGAAAATACTGGCTTCCGCATTCACGGGTAGAACGGTACGGTTGTGGGATATAGAAACCGGCAAAGAACGCAGTGTCTTCAGAGGGCATGAAGGGGATCAGAACTATATCTTCGATGTCGCCTTCAGTCCAGACGGAAAAATGTTGGCTTCTGCTTCTAGTGATAAGATGGTACGATTGTGGAATATTGAGAGTTCTAATGAGTTGATTATTTTCAGAGGGCATGAGGACTTTGTTACCGAGGTGGCCTTCAGCCCAGACGGCAAGATGTTAGCTTCCGCTTCCTCGGATAACACGTTACGATTATGGAATATAGAAAGCGGTAAAGAGTTAAATGTCTTCAGAGGACATGAGAGTTCCGTTAACGGCGTGGCCTTCAGCCCAGACGGCAAGATGTTAGCTTCCGCTTCCTCGGATAACACGTTACGATTATGGAATATAGAAAGCGGTAAAGAGTTAAATGTCTTCAGAGGACATGAGAGTTCTGTTAACAGCGTGGCCTTCAGTCCAGACGGAGGAATGCTGGCTTCCGCTTCCGGTTACGACGACAAGACGGTACGATTGTGGGATATAGAAAGAGGCAAAGAGTTAAATGTCTTCAGAGGACATGAGCATTCTGTTACCGACGTGGCCTTCAGCCCGGACGGAAAAATGCTGGCTTCCTCTTCCTCGTACAGCGACAAGACGGTACGGCTGTGGGATATAAAGAACGGCAAGGAAATGATCGTATTCAGAGAGCATATGGGCTTTACTGACGTGGCCTTCAGCCCGAACGGAAAAATGCTCGCCGCCGTTTCCGATGATAATACGATACGTCTGTGGGATATAGGGAGTGTCCAGAAAACGAATCTTCTCAGAGGATACAAGGAGTCTCTCGTCAATGTGACCTTCAGTCCAAACGGAAAAATGCTGGCTGCTTCGGGGGACAAGAAAGTACGGTTATGGAATATAGAAAACGGTAAAGAGTTAAATGTGTTCAGAGGACATGAAGATTTTATCGACAGCGTGATCTTCAGTATAGATGGCGAAACATTGGCCTCCGCTTCCAGAGACAAGACGATACGACTGTGGAATATAAAGAGAGGCAAAGAACAGACTGTCTTCAGAGGACATGAGAGTCATGTTGAGGGCGTGGCCTTCAGCCCGGACGGAAAAACGTTAGCTTCTACTGGAGATAAGACTGTACGGTTGTGGAATATAAAAAACGGCAAAGAGCTGAATGTCTTCAGAGGATATGAGTATTCTGCCTTCGGTGTTTTCGGTGTCGCCTTCAGTCCAGATGGGAAAACGTTAACTTCCGTTTCTCGGCATATGGAGGTGCTTATGTGGGATATAAATAACGGTAACAAGATGAATATTCTAAAAGAATACGAGAACGATATCGTCAACAGCGTGGTCTTCAGCCCGGACGGCAGGATGCTAGCTTCCGTTTCCGGGGACAAGACGATACGGCTGTGGGATATAAAGAGCAATAAAGAGTTGAATGTCTTCAGGGGACATGGGAGTCGAGTCGATAGCGTCGCTTTCAGTCCAGACGGAAAGATGCTGGCTTCTACCGGGGACAAGACGGTACGGCTGTGGAATATAAAGAGCGGCAAAGAGTCGATCATTTTTATAGGACATAA